A region of Argentina anserina chromosome 5, drPotAnse1.1, whole genome shotgun sequence DNA encodes the following proteins:
- the LOC126794620 gene encoding beta-amylase 3, chloroplastic has product MTLMLRSSTSFINLKDYSKSLKSDESSSGGVCFARTKPSCRIRAQSSVQEAQLFQERIRVSSTTDDLPRELLHALPSIAHSSNNNDSKKVPVYVMLPLDTVTHGGHLNKPRAMNASLMALKNAGVEGVMVDAWWGLVEKEGPSKYNWEGYAELVNLVQRHGLKIQVVMSFHQCGGNVGDSCSIPLPPWVLEEISKNPDLVYTDKSGRRNPEYISLGCDSLPVLRGRTPIQVYTDYMKSFHDRFRDCLGDVIVEIQVGMGPCGELRYPAYPESNGTWKFPGIGEFQCYDKYMKASLEASAEAQEKRDWGTTGPHDSGQYNQFPEDTGFFKREGTWNTEYGRFFLEWYSEKLLRHGDRLLAAAKGVFQGTGAKLSGKVAGIHWHYNTRSHAAELTAGYYNTRLRDGYIPTAKMFSKHGVVLNFTCMEMKDREQPDYANCSPEGLVRQVKMATKSAGIDLAGENALERYDSGAYGQVLATSRSDSGNALSAFTYLRLNKRLFEGDNWRNMVEFVKGMAEGGRNERLSECDSTGTDLYVRFIKEKNIQEDKETVLV; this is encoded by the exons ATGACGTTAATGCTTCGTTCTTCAACGTCTTTCATTAATCTTAAAGACTACTCCAAGAGCCTGAAGTCCGATGAGTCCTCCTCCGGCGGAGTTTGCTTTGCGCGAACAAAGCCATCATGCCGCATCCGCGCACAGAGTTCCGTGCAAGAAGCACAGCTGTTCCAGGAAAGAATCAGGGTGAGCTCTACCACTGATGATCTGCCGAGGGAGTTGCTTCATGCACTCCCGAGCATTGCTCATAGCAGCAATAACAATGACTCGAAGAAGGTGCCTGTGTACGTGATGCTTCCACTAGACACAGTGACACACGGAGGGCATTTGAACAAGCCGAGAGCAATGAATGCGAGTTTGATGGCTTTGAAGAATGCAGGAGTGGAAGGAGTTATGGTGGACGCTTGGTGGGGATTGGTGGAGAAAGAAGGACCTTCGAAATACAACTGGGAAGGGTATGCAGAGCTTGTAAACCTGGTTCAAAGGCACGGTTTAAAGATTCAAGTTGTCATGTCTTTCCATCAGTGCGGAGGAAATGTCGGAGACTCATGCAG TATTCCACTACCTCCATGGGTGCTTGAAGAGATAAGCAAGAACCCTGACCTTGTGTACACAGACAAATCTGGCCGGAGGAATCCTGAATACATATCATTGGGCTGTGATTCACTGCCTGTTCTCAGAGGAAGAACGCCCATCCAGGTTTACACTGACTACATGAAGAGCTTCCATGACAGATTCAGAGATTGCTTGGGAGACGTTATTGTG GAAATTCAAGTCGGTATGGGTCCTTGTGGTGAACTCAGATATCCAGCTTATCCAGAGAGTAACGGAACATGGAAGTTTCCTGGAATTGGAGAATTCCAATGCTATGACAAG taCATGAAAGCTTCCCTTGAAGCATCGGCAGAGGCACAAGAAAAGAGAGATTGGGGAACGACCGGTCCCCATGATTCCGGCCAGTACAATCAGTTTCCTGAAGACACTGGATTTTTCAAAAGAGAGGGAACCTGGAATACCGAGTATGGACGGTTCTTCCTCGAATGGTACTCAGAGAAGCTACTAAGGCACGGAGATAGACTCCTGGCAGCTGCAAAAGGAGTGTTTCAAGGAACTGGAGCTAAACTATCTGGAAAGGTAGCTGGGATTCATTGGCACTACAACACAAGATCACATGCTGCTGAATTGACTGCTGGCTATTATAATACTAGACTTAGAGATGGTTATATTCCAACAGCAAAAATGTTCAGTAAACATGGGGTCGTACTAAACTTCACCTGCATGGAGATGAAAGATAGAGAACAGCCGGATTATGCAAATTGCTCGCCGGAGGGGTTAGTCCGGCAAGTAAAGATGGCAACCAAGAGTGCTGGAATTGATCTTGCAGGAGAAAATGCACTCGAGAGGTATGATTCTGGCGCATATGGACAAGTTTTGGCCACAAGCAGATCAGATTCCGGCAATGCCTTGAGTGCTTTCACATATCTAAGATTGAATAAGAGATTGTTCGAAGGGGACAACTGGCGGAACATGGTGGAATTTGTGAAAGGCATGGCTGAAGGTGGCCGGAATGAAAGACTGTCAGAGTGCGACTCCACTGGAACCGACCTTTATGTCCGTTTTATTAAGGAGAAGAACATCCAGGAAGACAAGGAAACTGTTCTTGTGTAG
- the LOC126795517 gene encoding uncharacterized protein LOC126795517 has translation MEGLIKGLLDVALGHGGDKGEDSVVSGEPENDSDRPHGYNNQNHWNRQEESTHFDSPRRPHKVQKDQWQGFKCPASEQQYSDEVEVGANLNPSEDELADLSQACNKIWELDLNRLVPGKDYEIYCGEGKKVYHKGDLAEGNLFSWLSEDVLTSPTYARFCSLLDNYNPNEGCKEVITSEEKQEQAAFIEEISRTAPIKYLHRYLSRKGIVSENYQEFKRTLTALWFNLYGRGGTSGCSSAFEHVFVGEIKQRGEKRFLASTIGFRLCYRTDTLPIVLVYQYIIMSR, from the exons ATGGAGGGTCTGATTAAGGGTCTGCTCGACGTGGCACTCGGCCACGGCGGCGACAAGGGCGAAGACTCG GTCGTGTCTGGAGAGCCGGAGAATGACAGTGATCGCCCACATGGGTATAACAACCAGAACCACTGGAATAGACAG GAAGAGAGTACCCATTTCGATTCTCCAAGGCGACCTCATAAG GTTCAGAAGGACCAGTGGCAGGGATTTAAATGTCCTGCCAGTGAGCAACAATACTCTGATGAGGTTGAAGTGGGTGCTAACTTAAACCCCTCAGAAGATGAGCTTGCTGATCTGTCCCAAGCTTGCAATAAAATCTGGGAACTTGATTTAAACCGTTTAGTCCCTGGAAAGGACTATGAAATTTACTGTGGTGAAGGGAAGAAGGTTTACCACAAGGGAGATTTAGCAGAAGGAAACTTGTTTTCCTGGCTGAGTGAAGATGTGCTCACAAGTCCTACTTATGCTCGTTTCTGTTCTCTTTTAGATAATTACAACCCAAATGAAGGGTGCAAAGAGGTTATCACATCTGAGGAGAAACAAGAGCAAGCTGCATTCATCGAAGAAATCAGCAGAACTGCTCCGATCAAATATCTCCACAGATACCTCTCACGCAAGGGCATTGTATCTGAGAACTACCAAGAGTTCAAAAGAACATTGACTGCTCTTTGGTTTAATCTTTATGGCCGTGGTGGCACTTCTGGTTGTTCCTctgcttttgaacatgttTTTGTGGGAGAAATAAAGCAGCGTGGTGAGAAGAGGTTTCTGGCTTCCACAATTGGATTCAGGTTGTGCTATAGAACTGATACTTTGCCTATAGTACTTGTGTATCAATATATCATTATGTCCAGATAA